The region AATCAGGGGTTGTTTGACGCGGTGACCGCCTATGGGATACCACTCATCTCCGGCAAGGACAGCATGAAAAACGACTACATCATGGGGGATATCAAGATCTCAATCCCTCCGACCCTTCTCATTTCAATTATCGGCCGCATGGATGATGTTCGCCGTGCCGTGACAATGGATCTGAAGGAAGAGGGCAACCACCTGTATCTTCTCGGGGAGACCCTTGATGAGTGCGGAGGTTCGGAATACTACGCGCATCTCGGGTACCTGGGCGCCAACGTCCCGCGGGTCCGGTTTGACGATGCATGGAGTCGGTACGTCCATTTTCACCGGGCACTGATGTCGGGTCTCGTTCGTTCCTGCCACGATTGTTCCGACGGCGGGCTTGGCGCAGCCCTTGCGGAAATGGCCCTCGCCGGACGGGTCGGCCTCAGGGTTGATCTCGACCTTTTGACGGACGGGGGCGGGCTCCCCGTCGACAAGGCCCTGTTCTCGGAATCGGCAAGCAGGCTGCTGGTGGAGGTCCATCCGGACAGGGCCCATGAGTTCGAGATGGCGATGGAAAATACCGCTTGTGCAAAGATAGGCGAATGTACCGGCGACCGAAGGCTCCTGATAAGGGACCATGGGAAGGTCGTTGTCAGCCTTGGTATTGAAGAGATAGGAGATGCCTGGCAGTCTCCCCTTGGAGGACTGTGATGAGGGCGCGGCCCAGGGCCATCGTTATTACCGGCAACGGGACGAACTGTGAAAGGGAGGCGGCGGCGGCCTGCAGTTTGGGGGGATTCGATGCCCGTATTGTACATATTTCGGACCTTCTGTCGGGGGAAGTCACCCTCAAGGAATTTCATTTCCTGAACCTGACGGGAGGATTTCTTGATGGTGATGACCTCGGATCCGCCAAGGTCCAGGTAAACCGTCTTCGCTACGCAAAGGTCGCGAGAGGGGAAAACAGGATTTCCGACCAGATCAACCGTTTCATTGAGAGGAATCGTCCCATTCTAGGGGTCTGCAACGGTTTTCAGCTCATGGTGAAAATGGGGCTGCTGCCGGAGCCGGGCGGCGGAACCGGGCAGGTGGCAACTTTGACCTCCAACGACTCGGGCCGCTTCGAGGACCGCTGGGTCAACCTTGTAGTGGATGGAAAATCACCGTGCATCTTCACCCGGGGGATCCGAAGTTTGACCCTTCCGGTCCGGCATGGAGAGGGAAAATTCGTTGTCGGTGCCCTCACTGTGCTGGAAAGAATGGAGGGCGAACATTTACTGACGGTAAAGTACGCCGATGCATCGGGACGACCAACCCAGGCCTACCCTGAAAACCCCAACGGGTCCATGGGGGCCGTAGCCGGATTTTGCTCCCCATCAGGAATTCTCTTCGGGCTGATGCCCCATCCCGAGGCATATCTGCACCGTGTGAACCATCCGCGGTGGACACGTGAGAAACTGCCTGAGGAGGGCGCCGGAGTTGCATTTTTCCGGAACGCATTCCAATATGTCGCACAGGCCCTGTGAGGAATAAATCAGATGTTACCTTATAACGACAAGTTCCAGGATGAGTGCGGTGTTTTCGGGGTGTGGGGGCACACAGAGGCGGCCAATCTGACCTATCTCGGGCTTTACGCCCTTCAGCATCGAGGTCAGGAGTGCGCCGGTATCGCCAGCACCGATGGGATGAAAATCTTCCGGCACGGGGAAATGGGCCTGGTGAACGACATATTCACGCCCCCCGTGCTGGAAAAATTGCCTGGTGATGTGGCCATCGGCCATAATCGATACTCCACCAGCGGCGAGAGCCTCCCCGAGAACATCCAGCCCATAGCGGTTACCTATTCCCGTGGAGGGATTGCCGTGGTCCATAACGGGAACCTTGTCAACGCCCCTCAGCTGAAAAGGGATCTGGAGGAAAACGGGGCGATCTTCCAGTCATCCTCCGACACGGAGGTCCTGATCCATCTTGTCGCGCGATCCAAAGCAGCCCATGTAATGGACCGGGTGATCGAGGCTCTCTATCAGATCAGGGGTGCCTACTCCCTTCTTTTCCTGACTGAAAAACGGATCATGGCGATCAGGGATCCCCGAGGGTTTCGACCCCTCTGCCTTGGGAGGTTGGGGGATGCCTATGTTTTTAGTTCGGAGTCCTGTGCCCTGGATCTCATCGAAGCCGAGTTCATTCGTGATATTGAACCCGGCGAACTGGTGACTGTTGACGACAGCGGCATCAACTCCTTTTTTCCTTTCCCGAAGATGAAAGCGGCCCCGTGTATTTTCGAGTATATCTACTTTGCCCGTCCCGACAGTACGCTGGATGGGAAAAACGTCTACCTCGTGAGGAAAAAACTCGGACGCCTCCTGGCCAAGGAAGCCCCGGTCAAGGCCGACGTGGTCATACCGGTGCCGGACTCGGGAGTTCCGGCGGCGGTCGGTTTTTCCAAGGGCATGGGTATCCCCATCGAGATGGGCCTTATACGCAACCATTACATCGGAAGGACCTTCATCGAACCGACCCAGTCTATCCGTCATTTCGGGGTCAAGCTCAAGTTGAATACCTGCAGGGAAGCGGTCATGGGCAAAAGAGTCGTACTTATCGATGACTCCATCGTCAGGGGAACGACCAGCCGTAAAATTGTCAAGATGGTGAGGGACGCCGGTGCGGCGGAGGTCCATGTCCGGATCAGCTCACCTCCCACAGTCAGTCCATGCTATTACGGTGTTGACACCCCCACCCACAGTGAACTCATCGCCTCGAGCCACACTGTGGAGGAGATCCGGAAATACATAACAGCCGACTCCCTCGGCTACCTGAGTATGGAGGGGATGCTGGAGGCTGTCGGGTGGGATGGACCCATGGACAAGGCATCTTTCTGCCGCGCCTGTTTCTCGGGTGATTATCCCGTTTCATTTACCCGTGAGGACACATCCCAGATGTCCCTTTGGGCGCCGAAAATAAGCAATGTCTGAGATTCCGGTCTATCTGGCGCTCATTGAAAGCGCATCCCTAAAGGGGGTGGAGAGGCGCCGTAGATATCTGTTCGAACATGGGCCCCATGAACTGGGTTGGAGCTACGCCAACATCCTCGACGTGGGAGGGAGGCTATTGCGCCAGATTGCCGGAAGGGGGTTTTTTCGTCTCTTTCTATACGTACCCCGGGGCGACAGCGGATCGGTATCATTCAGGACAAGGATCACCGGTCTTACGACCTACAGAAAACCGGTGATCTTCAACGATCCCGTGGAGAGGAAACGATACCTGGTCCATTCCAGGATGATGATCAGCGCCATCGAACCCCTCGAAAGGCCGATGTCCATAGATT is a window of Deltaproteobacteria bacterium DNA encoding:
- a CDS encoding phosphoribosylformylglycinamidine synthase subunit PurQ, which encodes MRARPRAIVITGNGTNCEREAAAACSLGGFDARIVHISDLLSGEVTLKEFHFLNLTGGFLDGDDLGSAKVQVNRLRYAKVARGENRISDQINRFIERNRPILGVCNGFQLMVKMGLLPEPGGGTGQVATLTSNDSGRFEDRWVNLVVDGKSPCIFTRGIRSLTLPVRHGEGKFVVGALTVLERMEGEHLLTVKYADASGRPTQAYPENPNGSMGAVAGFCSPSGILFGLMPHPEAYLHRVNHPRWTREKLPEEGAGVAFFRNAFQYVAQAL
- a CDS encoding amidophosphoribosyltransferase gives rise to the protein MLPYNDKFQDECGVFGVWGHTEAANLTYLGLYALQHRGQECAGIASTDGMKIFRHGEMGLVNDIFTPPVLEKLPGDVAIGHNRYSTSGESLPENIQPIAVTYSRGGIAVVHNGNLVNAPQLKRDLEENGAIFQSSSDTEVLIHLVARSKAAHVMDRVIEALYQIRGAYSLLFLTEKRIMAIRDPRGFRPLCLGRLGDAYVFSSESCALDLIEAEFIRDIEPGELVTVDDSGINSFFPFPKMKAAPCIFEYIYFARPDSTLDGKNVYLVRKKLGRLLAKEAPVKADVVIPVPDSGVPAAVGFSKGMGIPIEMGLIRNHYIGRTFIEPTQSIRHFGVKLKLNTCREAVMGKRVVLIDDSIVRGTTSRKIVKMVRDAGAAEVHVRISSPPTVSPCYYGVDTPTHSELIASSHTVEEIRKYITADSLGYLSMEGMLEAVGWDGPMDKASFCRACFSGDYPVSFTREDTSQMSLWAPKISNV